A window of the Nocardia sp. NBC_01329 genome harbors these coding sequences:
- a CDS encoding DUF5313 family protein encodes MPARTPSLLQRIGYVCGRTLPAEYADWVLNDLTGPGATRRYLVRMLVPLVLVLLLFLLVPGPLWIGASMMALLLIPLIFFTVALTYVFRRNRLVKHGLDPELAVADVRRRASVERAAYERRHGRA; translated from the coding sequence ATGCCTGCCCGAACTCCGAGTCTCCTCCAGCGGATCGGGTACGTCTGTGGCCGGACGCTGCCCGCCGAGTACGCGGACTGGGTACTGAACGATCTGACGGGGCCGGGTGCGACCCGCCGCTATCTGGTCCGGATGCTGGTGCCGCTCGTCCTGGTACTGCTGCTGTTCCTGCTGGTACCGGGGCCGCTGTGGATCGGAGCATCGATGATGGCGCTGCTGCTGATCCCGCTGATCTTCTTCACCGTGGCGCTCACCTACGTCTTCCGACGCAATCGGCTGGTGAAGCACGGACTGGACCCGGAGCTGGCCGTCGCCGACGTCCGCCGCCGCGCGTCCGTCGAACGGGCCGCCTACGAGCGGCGGCACGGTCGCGCCTGA
- the lysX gene encoding bifunctional lysylphosphatidylglycerol synthetase/lysine--tRNA ligase LysX, translated as MIPTQEPRYLERPGRSGRPGRFATIPRIAALVSGIAAGACLLWSLSPTLSAVLGSVRHYLDRYYLYAPDTNLLWAGLIGWLAIGLAGRKRVAWWALSLYVASWIPVNLTDVVRVHDRHAVVAALTHTAALVVLILSRSEFGARIRRCAPRPAAVSLAVGLLLAAVAGWGVVQVFPGSLPSAAQRARWVIAELTVDLVPGSSVAIGTPPFPAQFLVGLFGALAFTATALVLNGTRRAEYALADADESALRDLLADSDTAGSIDYLATRRDRELIFTPNGQAAIGYRVEYGVCLALGDPLGAHDSWPQAVETWQRYAHGFGWRVAVIGASDAAVPVYQRAGLTAVTAGAEAVLDTRSFSLAAPELAPVRQSVTRLRRQGVTVRIRRHRDIGTTELARLTLCAEDWRHSETERGYPLPLGRLGDRRDGDCLLVEAVDSGERVLGLLSLVPWGKAGATMELLRHAPGSPPETTDLLIAEFALRAEQHGIHQVSLSFTLFRSVFEATGRTETVSPAPLRRAAGIARSARTLPLAFARWWQQDRLHRASMRYQPRWVPRYVLCDTPRDLARIAIAAARAEGLAPGPDRRSTAFTHTGRHRTAPEHPSPVRPGAKIAIGESEPEHAPTYRSEQVRVRTGKLDRLAAAHIDPYPLPFPPTHTVAAARRTPRGTTVRVSGRLLRRRDYGGVIFAAVRDWTSDIQLLLDRDRLGRQRLDEFGELVDLGDLVSVSGQLGYSRRGELSLLVADWRMLGKCLHPLPDKWHGLTDPEVRMRRGYLDLMIDRDARELLARRSAVLRALRDTLHDYGFLEVTTPVLQHGPGGAATRSLRTHIDADNTDLHLRVAPELSLKRLCVGGVEKLFELGPGFRNARADTRHLPEFTLLEAYEAHSDHRRMMTLCRQLVQQAALGANDSMIAMRPTGDGSLAAMDISGEWRVRSMYGALSEEIGLEITPQTPLPDLRELCEKADIVHQPGWDEGRAAYALYQRLVVETTREPTFYSGFPSSVSPLARPDRRDPALAERWDLVAWGIELASGSSELTDPVEQRRRLAAQSRIAADGGQVAVEFDEEFLCALEHAMPPTGGLGLGVDRVIMLLTGRALRETQPFPLIRPR; from the coding sequence GTGATACCCACGCAGGAACCGCGATACCTCGAACGACCCGGCCGATCCGGCAGGCCCGGGCGGTTCGCGACGATACCGCGTATCGCCGCGCTGGTATCGGGCATTGCCGCGGGCGCCTGCCTGCTCTGGAGTCTGTCGCCGACGCTGTCGGCGGTACTCGGCAGCGTCCGCCACTATCTGGACCGGTACTACCTGTACGCACCCGATACAAACCTGCTGTGGGCCGGTCTGATCGGCTGGCTGGCCATCGGGCTGGCGGGACGCAAGCGGGTTGCCTGGTGGGCGCTGAGTCTCTACGTGGCGAGCTGGATTCCGGTGAACCTGACCGATGTCGTGCGCGTACACGATCGGCACGCCGTGGTCGCCGCGCTGACGCATACGGCCGCGCTCGTCGTGCTGATCCTGAGCCGCTCGGAATTCGGCGCGCGGATCCGGCGCTGCGCACCCCGCCCCGCCGCCGTATCCCTGGCCGTGGGCCTGCTGCTCGCGGCTGTCGCCGGTTGGGGTGTGGTCCAAGTGTTTCCGGGATCGCTGCCTTCGGCAGCGCAACGCGCGCGATGGGTGATCGCCGAACTCACCGTGGATCTCGTGCCGGGCTCATCGGTGGCGATCGGAACACCACCATTTCCGGCCCAGTTCCTGGTCGGACTGTTCGGCGCGCTGGCGTTCACGGCGACAGCACTGGTCCTGAACGGCACCCGGCGCGCGGAGTACGCGCTCGCCGACGCCGACGAGTCGGCGTTACGCGATCTACTGGCGGATTCGGATACCGCCGGTTCGATCGACTATCTCGCGACCCGCCGCGACCGGGAACTGATCTTCACACCGAACGGCCAAGCCGCCATCGGCTATCGCGTGGAGTACGGGGTCTGTCTGGCTCTCGGCGATCCGCTCGGCGCGCACGACTCCTGGCCACAGGCGGTCGAGACCTGGCAACGCTACGCTCACGGTTTCGGCTGGCGGGTCGCGGTGATCGGGGCGAGCGACGCCGCCGTCCCCGTCTACCAGCGTGCCGGACTCACCGCGGTGACCGCCGGCGCGGAAGCCGTACTCGACACCCGGAGTTTCTCTCTCGCCGCACCGGAACTCGCACCGGTCCGGCAATCCGTCACCCGGCTCCGCAGACAGGGTGTGACGGTACGGATCCGCCGCCACCGCGATATCGGGACCACCGAGCTCGCGCGCCTCACGTTATGCGCCGAGGATTGGCGGCACAGCGAAACCGAACGCGGGTATCCGCTGCCCCTGGGCCGTCTCGGCGATCGCCGAGACGGCGACTGTCTGCTCGTCGAAGCAGTCGACAGCGGCGAGCGCGTACTCGGTTTGCTGTCGCTGGTGCCATGGGGCAAGGCCGGCGCGACCATGGAATTGCTCCGCCACGCCCCGGGCAGCCCCCCGGAGACCACGGACCTGCTGATCGCCGAATTCGCCCTGCGGGCCGAACAGCACGGCATCCACCAGGTATCGCTGAGTTTCACACTGTTCCGGTCGGTATTCGAAGCGACGGGCCGCACGGAGACGGTATCGCCCGCACCGCTGCGCAGGGCGGCCGGAATCGCACGTAGCGCGCGCACGCTGCCGCTGGCGTTCGCGCGCTGGTGGCAGCAGGACCGGCTGCACCGGGCGAGTATGCGGTATCAGCCGCGCTGGGTGCCCCGCTATGTGCTGTGCGATACCCCACGCGATCTCGCGCGCATCGCCATTGCCGCGGCGCGTGCCGAAGGACTGGCGCCCGGACCGGACCGGCGATCCACCGCGTTCACCCACACCGGCCGTCATCGCACCGCGCCGGAGCACCCGTCCCCCGTGCGCCCCGGCGCGAAGATCGCGATCGGAGAGTCCGAACCCGAGCACGCTCCCACATACCGCTCCGAACAGGTGCGAGTGCGGACCGGGAAACTGGACCGGCTCGCCGCCGCGCACATCGACCCCTACCCACTGCCATTTCCACCGACGCACACCGTGGCCGCGGCCAGGCGCACGCCGCGCGGGACCACCGTCCGGGTCTCCGGGCGGCTGTTGCGCCGTCGTGACTACGGTGGCGTGATCTTCGCGGCGGTCCGGGACTGGACCAGCGATATCCAGCTGCTACTCGACCGCGACCGGCTGGGCCGGCAACGCCTCGACGAATTCGGCGAACTCGTCGATCTGGGTGATCTGGTATCGGTCAGCGGCCAGCTGGGCTACAGCCGGCGCGGCGAACTGTCCCTGCTGGTGGCGGATTGGCGGATGCTCGGCAAATGTCTGCATCCGCTGCCCGACAAATGGCACGGCCTCACCGATCCGGAGGTCCGGATGCGACGCGGCTATCTGGACCTGATGATCGACCGGGACGCGCGTGAACTCCTGGCCCGGCGCAGCGCGGTACTGCGCGCCCTACGCGATACCCTGCACGATTACGGTTTCCTGGAGGTCACGACGCCGGTACTGCAGCACGGCCCCGGTGGCGCGGCCACTCGGAGCCTGCGCACCCATATCGATGCCGACAACACCGATCTACATCTGCGGGTCGCGCCAGAGCTGTCGCTGAAACGATTGTGTGTCGGCGGCGTCGAGAAACTGTTCGAGCTGGGCCCCGGTTTCCGCAACGCCCGCGCCGATACGCGTCACCTGCCCGAATTCACCCTGCTGGAGGCCTATGAAGCGCACAGCGACCATCGGCGCATGATGACCCTGTGCAGGCAACTGGTCCAGCAGGCCGCACTCGGCGCGAACGATTCGATGATCGCCATGCGCCCGACCGGGGACGGCTCGCTGGCGGCGATGGATATTTCCGGGGAATGGCGGGTGCGCTCGATGTATGGGGCGCTCTCGGAGGAGATCGGGTTGGAGATCACTCCGCAGACCCCGCTGCCGGACCTGCGGGAGCTGTGCGAGAAGGCCGATATCGTCCACCAGCCCGGCTGGGACGAGGGCCGGGCCGCGTACGCGCTCTATCAGCGACTGGTGGTCGAGACCACCCGGGAACCGACCTTCTACTCCGGCTTTCCGAGCTCGGTCTCGCCACTGGCCCGGCCCGACCGCCGGGACCCGGCGCTGGCCGAACGCTGGGATCTGGTGGCTTGGGGAATCGAACTGGCATCCGGGTCCAGCGAACTCACCGACCCGGTGGAGCAGCGGCGGCGCCTCGCGGCCCAATCCCGGATCGCGGCCGACGGCGGTCAGGTGGCGGTGGAATTCGACGAGGAGTTCCTGTGCGCGCTGGAACACGCGATGCCGCCGACGGGCGGGCTCGGTCTCGGTGTGGATCGGGTGATCATGTTGCTGACCGGACGCGCGCTGCGCGAGACTCAGCCGTTTCCGCTGATCAGGCCGCGATGA
- a CDS encoding RNA-binding S4 domain-containing protein, producing the protein MSDPIDVPIDDDAIRLGQFLKLANLIESGSEAKTVIAAGLVRVNDEVELRRGRQLQVGDVVAIAGHTARVGTG; encoded by the coding sequence ATGTCGGATCCAATCGATGTGCCGATCGACGACGACGCCATACGGCTCGGACAGTTCCTGAAACTGGCCAATCTGATCGAATCCGGGTCGGAGGCCAAGACAGTTATCGCCGCCGGGCTGGTCCGCGTGAACGACGAGGTCGAATTGCGCCGCGGCCGGCAGTTGCAGGTCGGCGATGTCGTCGCCATCGCGGGTCATACCGCCAGGGTGGGCACCGGTTAA
- a CDS encoding CopD family protein, whose amino-acid sequence MRNGVPSGTDERIALGLVIPAGLLGVLLAWALGGVPAASTVRFCADIAGAAVLGLTLAPRLADRIEVPWRMLAGLAGLWCCLEFATSIFAAGEVVGSGVTALSPADFGTYLLRISAGQIGLVILAATAGIALYAAVAFRRPGQRSADLVLVFAAVCVTLRPITGHMSQQPAGSVLAAVHALAASTWLGLLLALGLVVRGRRGWAEALPGYSAVALPMIAAVALTGVLNGLVRLGGFAAFFTTGYGRIMLAKSILLAILLVLGWWWRRSWVAAAAAHRISAAASLRRAVLEVAVMAVVFGLAASLAITG is encoded by the coding sequence GTGAGAAACGGCGTCCCGAGCGGGACCGACGAACGGATCGCGCTCGGACTCGTGATCCCGGCGGGCCTGCTCGGGGTACTGCTGGCCTGGGCGCTCGGCGGTGTCCCGGCGGCTTCGACTGTACGGTTCTGCGCCGATATCGCAGGCGCGGCCGTACTCGGCCTCACCCTCGCACCGCGGCTGGCCGACCGGATCGAGGTGCCCTGGCGGATGCTGGCAGGGCTGGCAGGGCTCTGGTGCTGCCTCGAATTCGCGACATCGATCTTCGCCGCGGGCGAGGTGGTCGGTTCGGGGGTGACGGCGCTGAGTCCGGCCGATTTCGGCACCTACCTGCTGCGGATCAGCGCCGGCCAGATCGGCCTGGTCATCTTGGCTGCCACTGCCGGGATCGCGCTGTACGCCGCCGTCGCGTTCCGGCGGCCCGGTCAGCGTTCGGCCGATCTGGTCCTCGTCTTCGCGGCGGTATGCGTGACCCTGCGCCCGATCACCGGCCATATGTCGCAGCAGCCGGCCGGTTCGGTGCTGGCCGCGGTGCATGCCCTGGCGGCGTCGACCTGGCTGGGCCTGCTGCTGGCGCTGGGCCTGGTGGTCCGCGGGCGTCGCGGCTGGGCCGAGGCGTTGCCCGGGTATTCGGCGGTGGCACTGCCGATGATCGCGGCGGTGGCGCTGACCGGGGTACTCAACGGCCTGGTGCGCCTGGGTGGGTTCGCGGCGTTCTTCACCACTGGTTATGGGCGGATCATGCTGGCCAAATCGATCCTGCTCGCGATACTGCTGGTGCTGGGCTGGTGGTGGCGCCGGAGCTGGGTGGCGGCGGCGGCCGCGCACCGGATCTCCGCGGCGGCGTCGCTGCGTCGCGCGGTGCTGGAGGTCGCGGTGATGGCGGTGGTGTTCGGGCTGGCGGCCTCGCTGGCCATCACCGGATAG
- a CDS encoding cutinase family protein → MQLKRVAAALGACAVVASGSAFGGSPAASADPGCPSLYVVAIPGTWETGHDKRPTPGMLARVTNGLPSSAEVDYVTYAATAFPWEGDVYADSKNEAVSNARGMITNMAERCGATKVAIVGYSQGADAAGDLAAEIGTGLGPIRPERIAGVGLISDPRRAPGDIQVGPPAPGAGAGGPRVGGFGWISDRTRTVCIPDDLYCATASNDFITRFAGFLAQSSDANPANIWRYQMEVGAIVSDLIANGGLPTLQAQLTEGANEKRVQDLDTFYRSESHVSYGSYKVGGGQTALSWMHNWVSGMA, encoded by the coding sequence ATGCAGTTGAAAAGGGTTGCCGCGGCGCTGGGTGCCTGTGCGGTGGTTGCGTCGGGATCGGCCTTCGGAGGATCACCGGCGGCCTCGGCCGACCCGGGATGCCCGAGTCTGTACGTGGTGGCGATTCCCGGGACCTGGGAAACCGGCCACGACAAGCGGCCCACGCCGGGCATGCTCGCCAGGGTGACCAACGGCCTACCGTCATCGGCCGAAGTCGACTACGTCACCTATGCGGCCACCGCATTCCCGTGGGAAGGCGATGTCTACGCCGACTCCAAGAACGAGGCCGTATCCAATGCCCGCGGCATGATCACCAATATGGCCGAGCGCTGCGGCGCCACCAAGGTCGCGATCGTGGGATACAGCCAGGGCGCCGACGCCGCCGGTGACCTCGCTGCCGAGATCGGCACCGGTCTGGGCCCGATCCGGCCGGAGCGTATCGCGGGCGTCGGCCTGATCTCCGATCCGCGCCGCGCCCCGGGCGATATCCAGGTCGGCCCGCCCGCACCGGGTGCCGGCGCCGGTGGTCCCCGGGTCGGCGGATTCGGCTGGATCAGCGACCGCACCCGCACTGTGTGCATCCCCGATGATCTCTACTGCGCCACCGCTTCCAACGATTTCATCACCCGGTTCGCTGGTTTCCTCGCACAGAGCTCCGACGCCAACCCCGCCAACATCTGGCGTTACCAGATGGAAGTCGGTGCCATCGTCAGCGATCTGATTGCCAACGGTGGGCTGCCGACGCTGCAGGCTCAGCTGACCGAGGGCGCGAACGAGAAGCGGGTCCAGGATCTCGACACCTTCTACCGGTCCGAGTCGCATGTCTCCTACGGCAGCTACAAAGTCGGTGGCGGTCAGACAGCGTTGTCCTGGATGCACAACTGGGTCTCCGGAATGGCCTGA
- a CDS encoding histidine phosphatase family protein, whose translation MQLILVRHGQPLRVDNAEQPADPGLAQIGVEQAERVPAALEPHRIVRVISSPQRRARETAAPTAAKLGLEVDIMDDLAEYDRELPSYIPIEDAKVEFRDAYDRIKAGHLPLQIDPDAFRHRVLDAITEIASTTPAADTVVVFAHGGVINVTLQDILGLTRPLTFPIDYCSITRVLFSRTGRRTAATVNENGHVWELLPRNISG comes from the coding sequence GTGCAATTGATACTCGTTCGCCATGGCCAGCCGCTCCGGGTCGACAATGCCGAGCAGCCGGCCGACCCCGGGCTGGCACAGATCGGCGTGGAGCAGGCCGAACGGGTACCGGCCGCCCTGGAACCCCATCGCATCGTCCGGGTCATCAGCAGCCCGCAACGCCGGGCCCGGGAAACCGCTGCGCCGACTGCCGCGAAACTGGGGCTGGAGGTGGACATCATGGACGATCTGGCCGAATACGACCGGGAACTACCGTCGTATATCCCGATCGAGGACGCCAAGGTGGAATTCCGGGATGCCTACGACCGGATCAAGGCAGGCCATCTGCCGCTGCAGATCGATCCCGACGCCTTCCGGCATCGAGTTCTCGACGCGATCACCGAAATCGCCTCCACCACGCCCGCGGCCGATACCGTGGTGGTATTCGCGCACGGCGGCGTCATCAATGTCACCCTGCAGGACATCCTCGGCCTGACTCGGCCGCTGACCTTCCCGATCGATTACTGCTCGATCACCCGGGTCCTGTTCTCCCGTACCGGTCGCCGCACCGCGGCGACCGTGAACGAGAACGGCCACGTCTGGGAGTTGCTCCCGCGTAATATCTCCGGCTGA
- the rraA gene encoding ribonuclease E activity regulator RraA, with translation MTESEQQVATADLADEIGPDIRSCDTQFIQFGGRQVFAGRIVTIRCFQDNLLVKQMLGEPGAGRVLVVDGGASVHTALVGDIIAGRGVDNGWAGVVVNGAVRDSAILRTLEIGVKALGTNPRKSTQTGSGEKNVPVEFGGVTFNPGEVLYSDHDGIVVRAES, from the coding sequence ATGACCGAATCAGAGCAGCAGGTGGCCACCGCGGATCTCGCCGACGAGATCGGGCCCGATATCCGGAGTTGTGACACCCAGTTCATCCAGTTCGGCGGCCGCCAGGTGTTCGCCGGCCGGATCGTCACGATCCGCTGTTTCCAGGACAACCTGCTGGTCAAGCAGATGCTCGGCGAACCCGGTGCCGGTCGGGTACTGGTGGTCGACGGCGGGGCGAGTGTGCACACCGCCCTGGTGGGCGACATCATCGCCGGCCGCGGAGTCGACAACGGCTGGGCCGGGGTCGTGGTGAACGGCGCGGTGCGCGATTCGGCGATCCTGCGGACCCTCGAGATCGGTGTGAAGGCTCTGGGGACCAATCCCCGCAAGAGCACCCAGACCGGCAGTGGCGAGAAGAACGTACCGGTGGAGTTCGGCGGCGTGACCTTCAACCCGGGCGAGGTGCTCTACAGCGACCACGACGGCATCGTGGTGCGCGCCGAATCCTGA
- a CDS encoding glutamate synthase subunit beta, with the protein MGDTQGFMKHTSRELPERRPVPLRLMDWKEVYQEGFPHQTLQRQASRCMDCGIPFCHNGCPLGNLIPEWNDLVYQDRWREGIDRLHATNNFPEFTGRLCPAPCEASCVLGINQDPVTIKQVEVEIIENAFDEGWVAPVYPTRLTGKRVAVVGSGPAGLAAAQQLTRAGHTVTVFERADRIGGLMRYGIPEFKMEKRFIDRRLAQMEAEGTIFKAGVNVGVDITADELRERFDAVVLAGGATQARDLPIPGRELDGIHQAMEFLPWANRVQQGDPVTDDTGLPPIHAHGKKVIIIGGGDTGADCLGTSHRQGAASVHQFEIMPRPPEERAGSTPWPTYPLMYRVSSAHEEGGERVFSVNTERFVGSDGKVTGLDAHEVKMVSGRFEKVEGTDFTLEADLVLLAMGFVGPDKPGLLTDLGVGYDQRGNVQRDKSWATNIPGVFVAGDMGRGQSLIVWAIAEGRAAASAVDKYLEGETALPAPIPPTAVAQR; encoded by the coding sequence GTGGGTGACACCCAAGGATTTATGAAGCACACGTCCCGGGAGCTACCCGAACGCCGTCCGGTGCCGTTACGGCTGATGGACTGGAAAGAGGTCTACCAGGAGGGTTTCCCGCACCAGACCCTGCAGCGGCAGGCCAGCCGCTGTATGGACTGCGGTATTCCGTTCTGCCACAACGGCTGCCCGCTGGGGAACCTGATCCCCGAATGGAACGACCTGGTCTACCAGGACCGCTGGCGCGAGGGTATCGACCGTCTGCACGCGACCAACAACTTCCCGGAGTTCACCGGGCGGCTGTGCCCGGCGCCGTGCGAGGCCTCCTGCGTGCTCGGGATCAACCAGGATCCGGTCACCATCAAGCAGGTCGAGGTCGAGATCATCGAGAACGCCTTCGACGAAGGCTGGGTCGCCCCGGTCTATCCGACCCGGCTCACCGGTAAGAGGGTCGCGGTCGTCGGATCCGGTCCCGCCGGACTGGCTGCCGCGCAGCAGCTCACCCGGGCCGGTCACACCGTCACCGTGTTCGAGCGGGCCGACCGTATCGGCGGCCTGATGCGGTACGGGATCCCGGAATTCAAGATGGAGAAGCGTTTCATCGATCGCCGGTTGGCGCAGATGGAGGCCGAGGGCACCATCTTCAAGGCCGGCGTGAATGTCGGTGTCGATATCACCGCCGATGAGCTGCGCGAGCGGTTCGACGCGGTGGTCCTCGCCGGTGGTGCCACTCAGGCCCGCGATCTGCCCATCCCGGGCCGCGAGCTCGACGGGATCCACCAGGCCATGGAGTTCCTGCCCTGGGCGAACCGGGTGCAGCAAGGTGACCCGGTAACCGACGACACCGGTCTGCCGCCGATCCATGCGCACGGCAAGAAGGTCATCATCATCGGCGGTGGTGACACCGGCGCCGACTGCCTGGGCACTTCGCACCGGCAGGGCGCGGCCAGTGTCCACCAGTTCGAGATCATGCCGCGTCCGCCGGAAGAGCGCGCCGGATCGACCCCGTGGCCGACCTATCCGCTGATGTACCGGGTGTCATCGGCACACGAAGAGGGTGGCGAGCGGGTGTTCTCGGTGAACACCGAACGCTTCGTCGGTTCGGACGGCAAGGTCACCGGCCTCGACGCACACGAGGTCAAGATGGTCAGCGGCCGGTTCGAGAAGGTCGAGGGCACCGATTTCACCCTGGAGGCGGATCTGGTGCTGCTCGCCATGGGCTTTGTCGGTCCGGACAAGCCGGGTCTGCTCACCGACCTCGGCGTCGGCTACGACCAGCGCGGCAATGTGCAGCGGGACAAGAGCTGGGCAACCAATATCCCCGGTGTCTTCGTCGCCGGCGATATGGGTCGCGGTCAGTCCCTCATCGTCTGGGCCATCGCCGAAGGGCGGGCCGCCGCGTCGGCGGTGGACAAGTATCTGGAGGGTGAGACCGCGCTTCCCGCGCCGATCCCTCCGACCGCTGTAGCCCAGCGCTGA
- a CDS encoding DUF5313 family protein yields MNKPTFKQRMIYDLGFELPPELHEWVVQDLIGRGAMKRYMIRFLVPIIPFLVLILLYPGPMTLKLGIIVMMIVPLIIFGISLSYVWRRFRFVQHGLDPNLVDEQKFSRLDRELYNLRYRH; encoded by the coding sequence ATGAACAAGCCGACTTTCAAGCAACGGATGATCTACGATCTGGGCTTCGAACTGCCCCCGGAGTTGCATGAGTGGGTAGTTCAGGACCTCATCGGCCGCGGGGCCATGAAGCGCTATATGATCCGCTTCCTCGTGCCGATCATCCCCTTCCTCGTGCTGATCCTGCTGTATCCGGGACCTATGACACTCAAGCTCGGGATTATCGTGATGATGATCGTGCCGCTGATCATCTTCGGGATCTCCCTGAGTTACGTGTGGCGCCGGTTCCGCTTCGTACAGCACGGACTGGATCCGAACCTGGTCGACGAACAGAAGTTCTCCCGACTCGATCGTGAGCTGTACAACCTTCGCTACCGCCATTAG
- a CDS encoding copper resistance CopC family protein, whose amino-acid sequence MTDRTTRWGRRFALVATLIMVALGAATGPATAHSAVVGSEPADGATVEVGPQRATITFNEPLQPNFPAMTVVGPDGNLWSKGDPVVDGRNLGVEVGELGPAGVYRIAYRVTSADGHVVNGERSFTLSTAGNGTPGPAANAQGGNGGSGGIPVWVYIVGAIVLFGGGLAFALFGSSLGKGEKQR is encoded by the coding sequence ATGACCGACCGGACGACCCGGTGGGGCCGACGCTTCGCACTGGTGGCCACCCTGATCATGGTTGCCCTCGGCGCTGCGACCGGACCGGCCACCGCCCACTCCGCGGTCGTGGGCAGCGAACCCGCCGACGGCGCGACCGTCGAGGTCGGTCCGCAGCGCGCCACCATCACCTTCAACGAACCCCTGCAACCGAACTTCCCGGCCATGACCGTGGTGGGGCCGGACGGGAACCTCTGGTCCAAGGGCGATCCGGTCGTCGACGGCCGCAACCTCGGTGTCGAGGTAGGTGAACTCGGCCCGGCCGGCGTTTACCGGATCGCCTACCGTGTGACCTCGGCCGACGGCCACGTCGTCAACGGTGAGCGCAGCTTCACGCTGAGCACGGCCGGTAACGGCACTCCGGGCCCGGCGGCGAACGCGCAGGGCGGGAACGGCGGATCAGGCGGCATTCCGGTGTGGGTGTACATCGTCGGGGCGATCGTGCTGTTCGGCGGCGGTCTCGCGTTCGCGCTGTTCGGATCGAGCCTGGGCAAGGGTGAGAAACAGCGGTGA